From Butyricimonas paravirosa, one genomic window encodes:
- a CDS encoding RNA polymerase sigma-70 factor, with protein MSDYLGGVINGINDKTEEAFKYLYNTFYASLCRYANRFVGEFMDEEDVVQEIFVKLWEREGKFENMRAVSAYLYRSVHNACLVYIRDQKEKRQEELIQHLGEVMTFDSTDNEQLLIEEEYYRQIFTVLNSLSDQRRVIVEMTMKGMRNEEIAQSLHVSVNTVKTLKKKAYVYLRENLSREGWMFLFTFL; from the coding sequence ATGAGCGATTATCTTGGTGGCGTGATAAATGGTATAAATGATAAAACGGAGGAGGCATTCAAGTATTTATATAATACTTTTTATGCATCGTTGTGTCGTTATGCTAATCGTTTTGTGGGAGAGTTTATGGATGAAGAGGATGTGGTGCAGGAGATTTTCGTGAAATTGTGGGAGAGAGAAGGAAAGTTTGAAAATATGCGGGCCGTGTCGGCTTATCTTTATCGCTCCGTACATAATGCTTGTCTGGTATATATTCGGGATCAAAAGGAAAAACGGCAGGAAGAACTTATTCAGCATTTGGGAGAAGTGATGACATTTGATTCCACGGATAACGAGCAATTATTAATTGAAGAAGAGTACTATCGTCAGATATTTACCGTGTTGAATTCCCTATCGGATCAGAGACGTGTTATTGTAGAAATGACCATGAAAGGTATGAGGAATGAAGAGATTGCTCAATCTTTGCATGTTTCGGTAAATACAGTTAAAACATTGAAAAAGAAGGCTTACGTTTATTTGCGTGAGAATCTTTCCCGGGAAGGTTGGATGTTTTTATTTACTTTTTTGTAA
- a CDS encoding RagB/SusD family nutrient uptake outer membrane protein, with translation MKYIIIYSIILFFLGSCSFLEEYSQDTVQVRGYEDLEELLIGEGYMKVNGSYSLEQVASYYPYLHYMSDETEECEKSDFGSSGFNRRDAIFGYYTWQDRCGVNEYGSSFADESGDWTKLYYHVNIVNSVIDLIDEYIKGGDNEVAEANRVKGEAYFLRGAYYFTLINLYGKPYEISTAENDLGVPLKLTGEIQDVIFQRESVARVYEQIESDLKIAEDCLGKANLLGTIYQADSTAVHLLMSRFYLYKQDWKQALKYARKVIAVKPDLLDLNGFSGGFLSKSSVETIFSMGGHAITHNTVNQYKSFQVSREMYDTYDITDLRKSVFFWTYNDFVGYAKIAESSSFANDDPAADYYYNYTLAYEGRKIEVSDNFLFRNAEAYLNGAEAAAYLGDEATALDLLEQLRVKRFKNESYATLQKSGEELVTEIREERRRELCLEGHRWFDLRRYMVCEKYPYSKEIEKVYYVYKDDSSDEKIEKRVYKLEKNDPAYVLPIPHEVLEFHTGMQNNPHPVRSYRIESLN, from the coding sequence ATGAAATATATTATTATATATAGTATAATACTTTTCTTCCTAGGAAGTTGTAGCTTTTTGGAGGAATATTCGCAAGATACCGTCCAAGTTCGTGGTTATGAAGATTTAGAAGAGTTGTTAATCGGTGAGGGATATATGAAAGTGAATGGTTCTTATTCGTTAGAACAGGTAGCTAGTTATTACCCATATCTTCACTATATGTCGGATGAAACAGAAGAATGTGAGAAAAGTGATTTCGGTTCCAGTGGTTTTAATCGAAGAGATGCTATTTTCGGATATTATACTTGGCAAGATCGTTGTGGCGTGAATGAATACGGTTCTTCTTTTGCAGATGAAAGCGGTGATTGGACGAAACTATATTACCATGTTAATATTGTAAATAGTGTCATTGACCTTATTGATGAATATATCAAGGGAGGTGATAATGAAGTAGCAGAGGCAAACCGGGTGAAAGGGGAGGCTTATTTCCTACGAGGGGCTTATTATTTTACGTTAATAAATTTGTATGGGAAACCCTATGAAATTTCCACTGCGGAGAACGATTTAGGGGTACCTTTAAAACTTACGGGGGAGATTCAAGATGTAATTTTTCAGCGCGAGAGCGTGGCCCGGGTTTATGAACAAATAGAATCGGATTTGAAGATTGCAGAAGATTGTTTGGGAAAAGCGAATTTACTTGGTACGATATATCAGGCTGATAGTACGGCTGTACATCTGCTGATGAGTCGTTTCTACCTGTACAAACAAGATTGGAAACAAGCTTTGAAGTATGCCCGAAAAGTGATTGCTGTTAAACCTGATCTCTTGGATCTGAATGGATTTTCCGGGGGATTCCTATCCAAAAGTTCTGTGGAGACAATTTTTTCAATGGGTGGTCATGCCATTACTCATAACACAGTCAATCAGTACAAGAGTTTTCAAGTATCACGTGAAATGTATGATACTTATGATATAACAGATTTAAGGAAGTCTGTTTTCTTCTGGACGTATAATGATTTTGTTGGATATGCTAAAATTGCTGAGAGTTCTTCGTTTGCGAATGATGATCCGGCTGCTGATTATTATTATAATTACACGTTAGCTTACGAGGGACGGAAAATAGAGGTATCGGATAATTTCTTGTTTCGGAATGCAGAAGCCTATTTGAACGGGGCGGAGGCAGCGGCTTATTTGGGTGATGAGGCGACGGCTCTGGATTTGTTGGAACAATTGCGAGTAAAACGTTTTAAAAATGAAAGTTATGCGACACTTCAGAAAAGCGGAGAAGAGTTAGTGACGGAAATTCGGGAAGAACGTCGGCGGGAGTTATGTCTGGAAGGACATCGTTGGTTTGATTTGAGACGGTATATGGTATGTGAAAAATATCCTTATTCCAAAGAAATTGAAAAAGTATACTATGTTTATAAAGATGATTCTTCCGATGAAAAGATCGAGAAACGGGTCTATAAATTAGAGAAGAATGATCCGGCTTATGTTTTACCGATACCCCATGAAGTATTGGAATTTCACACGGGAATGCAAAATAATCCTCATCCGGTGAGGAGTTATAGAATAGAATCATTGAATTAA
- a CDS encoding FecR family protein produces the protein MSDFYRIASLFRKFRTHAIQEDEVRELWEWMKAEENREFFKQMMDGEREVNVIQELKKYDREAAFRKFAGRTHLRKRRLMYYMRVAAAIVLPIILGVLLYWWVDTPIQENISETLSPGQKKAILTLDDGTKMALGNVVNEEIIGREGGGLKIDSTGLRYDGEKREETMRMNELYVPRKGEYALTLSDGTRVFLNSDSKLVYPVTFGNECREVILQGEAYFEVAKDEKRPFIVKTSDLSVQVLGTAFNLSCYPDDLRVETTLVRGSVKVEESKNEILLEPGEQACFDRGSGKMDKLKVNPALFISWKDGLFVFERERLEDMLTILSRWYDVVVFYKRTDVKDELFTGDLKKYNSIEEHLKMLEMTTDVQFEIRGNTIIVK, from the coding sequence ATGAGCGATTTTTACAGGATAGCAAGTTTATTTCGAAAATTCCGAACGCACGCAATTCAAGAAGATGAGGTCCGGGAATTGTGGGAATGGATGAAGGCAGAAGAGAATCGAGAGTTTTTCAAGCAGATGATGGACGGTGAGAGGGAAGTGAACGTGATACAGGAGTTAAAGAAATATGATCGGGAGGCAGCATTTCGGAAATTTGCCGGTCGAACGCATTTAAGAAAACGACGTTTGATGTATTACATGCGAGTGGCAGCCGCAATCGTATTACCAATTATTTTGGGGGTGTTGCTTTATTGGTGGGTAGATACTCCCATACAGGAAAATATATCGGAGACCTTGTCTCCCGGGCAGAAAAAAGCAATTCTTACTTTGGATGATGGAACAAAAATGGCTTTGGGGAACGTTGTAAATGAGGAAATTATTGGGCGTGAAGGTGGCGGATTGAAGATTGATTCCACGGGGTTAAGGTATGATGGAGAAAAACGGGAGGAAACGATGCGGATGAATGAATTGTATGTTCCGCGGAAAGGTGAGTATGCTTTAACTTTATCCGATGGAACACGAGTATTCTTGAATTCTGATTCCAAATTAGTGTATCCGGTGACATTTGGGAATGAATGTAGGGAGGTCATTTTACAGGGTGAGGCTTATTTCGAGGTAGCGAAAGATGAAAAGCGTCCATTTATTGTGAAGACTTCAGATCTTTCCGTACAAGTGTTGGGAACAGCTTTTAATTTATCATGTTATCCGGATGACTTGCGGGTTGAAACAACATTAGTAAGGGGGAGTGTTAAAGTCGAGGAAAGCAAAAACGAGATATTATTGGAACCTGGGGAACAAGCTTGTTTTGATCGGGGAAGTGGTAAAATGGATAAATTGAAAGTGAACCCGGCCTTGTTTATTTCGTGGAAAGACGGTCTGTTTGTTTTTGAACGGGAGCGTTTGGAAGATATGTTGACTATTTTATCTCGTTGGTATGATGTCGTGGTATTTTATAAACGTACGGATGTAAAAGATGAATTGTTTACGGGTGATTTAAAAAAGTATAATAGTATTGAGGAACATTTAAAGATGTTGGAAATGACAACTGATGTACAATTTGAAATACGTGGAAACACGATTATTGTGAAATAA
- a CDS encoding SusC/RagA family TonB-linked outer membrane protein — MKWSFVLLFVSCMQLSATVYSQQEKMSISVRDVSIEDLIKTIKSQVPVDFLYNLKEIERNGTVSVNMRNATVEDILQAAFRGKSLTYTYVNGVFVIRPMYVSGKDSVKRMYNVTGLVLDPKKQPLPGVTIRLDGTVVGTASNSLGEFIMTVPQDTGRLIFTFVGFKQKRVAFKAGQRLVVTLEEEVEDLDEVVVTGYQVINRKKLTSAITSVKMEDIMIPGATSIDQMLEGRIQDLMLTTNSGEVGVVPRLRIRGTSTLIGNREPLWVVDGIVVNDPVPLDSDVLNDPDYVNRIGNAIAGLNPQDIERLDVLKDAAATTLYGTRAANGVIVITTKKGHIGKPLVRYNVTATYKRRPRYSDRQIDLMSSKERVDLSRELVAQSYVYPSDMSVVGYEYLLQQLYSGVLDDEAFAREVKKIENNNTDWFAILTRDVISHNHTLSISGGTESLRYYSSIGYSRDNDVIRDQEISRYTGNLSLDANLYKWLTAAVDFNASIGKRAYEQSDIGSINYAYMASRTISPYGENGELSYYKKNINSSYGYDFNILNEKKESYTSQDNNNFNLSTQLNFLFTDYLNANILFNYAVSNVNAEGYWGEKTWHAATLRMSNYGETAPARSLMPYGGELTAQNTRNTTYTLRFQINLNKYFGRDDKHNLNGTLGYEMSSSRYEGYQNVTRGYYADRGKKFTSDISSSDYATYANWVMSNVPTITDNLTNLIGAYITLTYSYQNLFSINANTRYDGSNKFGSRSNEKLLPVWAISGAFNVSELPGIENEWLNFLSLKMSYGYQGNMLDGQSPELLLINNPKDSYYNKFTSSVSSYPNPDLKWERTGSFNVGLELSMLDNRIQISGDYYRKRTKDAFMNKPISSVNGQNSYVINSGEILNIGYNVSLNLVPVKTNNFKWSFSTMISKTKNKLNTQPNADVHELSDFLTGTALVKGKAVSTFYSYRFVGLNPLDGGPLFDDYSDRIDLLKNMDKYDTYTTVLKATGKRDPSISGNLYNNFSYKRIRASVVFAYSLGASLRLSRVFSQAIKDSDNRNIYSEYNVGRALLNRWKVPGDEKKTIIPAILSVSDPGYGVYGRHWSVNSSYEGVFIADNYWDMYDYCDARVVSADYLKCSNVSLSYVFPEKWLKKAGISRLESTLSATNLFTICSKKLKGQTPTQSVFSQIQLSERPTISLGLNVSF; from the coding sequence ATGAAATGGAGTTTTGTGTTGTTGTTTGTAAGTTGTATGCAACTTTCAGCGACAGTCTATTCCCAGCAAGAGAAAATGAGTATCTCTGTAAGGGATGTTTCTATCGAGGATTTGATTAAAACGATCAAATCTCAGGTTCCAGTGGATTTCCTGTATAATTTGAAGGAGATAGAACGTAATGGTACCGTTAGTGTAAATATGAGGAATGCGACCGTGGAGGACATATTACAAGCAGCATTTCGAGGGAAATCTTTAACTTATACTTACGTGAATGGTGTTTTTGTTATTCGTCCGATGTATGTGTCTGGAAAAGATTCTGTAAAAAGAATGTATAATGTAACAGGTTTGGTATTGGATCCCAAAAAACAACCATTACCAGGTGTGACTATTCGTTTAGATGGGACGGTTGTGGGAACTGCCTCGAATTCTTTGGGAGAATTTATTATGACAGTTCCTCAAGATACGGGAAGGCTAATATTTACTTTCGTCGGTTTTAAGCAGAAAAGAGTTGCTTTTAAAGCGGGCCAACGTCTAGTCGTAACTTTAGAAGAAGAAGTGGAGGATTTGGATGAGGTTGTCGTGACGGGTTATCAGGTTATTAACCGTAAGAAATTGACCAGTGCCATTACTTCGGTAAAAATGGAAGATATTATGATACCGGGGGCCACGTCTATAGATCAGATGCTTGAGGGGCGAATCCAGGATTTGATGTTGACAACGAACTCCGGTGAGGTTGGTGTTGTGCCACGTTTAAGGATTCGCGGAACTTCCACTTTAATCGGGAACCGGGAACCTTTGTGGGTGGTGGATGGCATTGTCGTGAATGACCCAGTTCCTTTGGATTCGGATGTTTTGAATGATCCTGACTACGTGAACCGGATAGGAAATGCAATTGCCGGATTGAATCCACAGGATATTGAACGTTTAGATGTGTTAAAGGATGCAGCCGCAACGACACTTTACGGGACTCGTGCTGCGAATGGGGTAATCGTGATAACGACAAAAAAGGGACATATCGGGAAACCTTTAGTTCGGTATAATGTTACAGCTACTTATAAACGTCGTCCCCGGTATAGTGATCGGCAAATAGATTTAATGAGTTCAAAGGAGAGGGTAGATCTGTCTCGGGAGCTGGTCGCTCAATCCTATGTTTACCCGTCGGATATGAGTGTAGTTGGGTATGAGTATTTGCTCCAACAACTTTATTCGGGAGTGCTTGATGATGAGGCGTTTGCTCGCGAAGTGAAGAAAATAGAGAATAATAATACGGATTGGTTTGCAATTTTAACGAGGGACGTGATTTCACATAACCACACGTTGAGTATTTCTGGGGGAACGGAGAGTTTACGCTACTATTCTTCTATTGGCTACTCGCGGGACAATGATGTGATTAGGGATCAAGAAATTTCCCGATACACGGGGAACTTGAGTTTGGATGCAAATCTTTATAAATGGTTGACGGCTGCAGTTGATTTTAACGCCAGCATCGGCAAACGAGCCTACGAACAGAGTGATATTGGGTCGATTAATTATGCTTATATGGCTAGCCGGACAATTTCTCCTTATGGCGAGAATGGTGAATTGAGTTATTACAAGAAGAATATAAATTCCAGTTATGGTTATGATTTTAATATTTTAAATGAGAAAAAGGAGAGTTACACGTCTCAAGATAATAATAATTTTAATTTGAGTACGCAGTTAAATTTCTTGTTTACAGATTATTTAAATGCGAATATACTTTTTAATTATGCTGTATCAAACGTGAATGCAGAAGGTTATTGGGGAGAGAAAACATGGCATGCGGCGACCCTTCGAATGTCTAACTACGGAGAAACGGCTCCAGCTAGAAGTTTAATGCCATACGGGGGAGAGCTGACAGCACAAAATACGAGAAACACCACTTATACTCTTCGTTTCCAAATAAACTTGAATAAATATTTTGGTCGGGATGATAAGCACAATCTGAACGGAACTCTTGGTTATGAGATGTCATCATCCCGTTATGAAGGGTATCAAAATGTAACCCGGGGATACTATGCAGATAGAGGTAAAAAGTTTACCAGTGATATTTCGTCTTCTGATTACGCGACTTATGCTAATTGGGTAATGTCGAATGTTCCGACAATCACGGATAATCTGACAAATTTGATCGGGGCTTATATCACGTTGACGTATAGTTATCAGAATTTGTTCAGTATCAATGCAAACACCCGTTATGATGGTTCTAATAAATTTGGTAGTCGGAGTAACGAGAAACTATTACCTGTATGGGCTATATCCGGGGCATTTAACGTGTCGGAATTACCGGGGATAGAGAATGAGTGGCTGAATTTTTTGTCATTGAAAATGTCTTATGGTTACCAAGGTAATATGTTAGACGGGCAGAGTCCTGAATTGTTGCTGATCAACAACCCGAAAGATTCCTATTATAATAAGTTCACGTCATCGGTGTCATCCTATCCGAACCCTGATTTGAAGTGGGAAAGAACCGGATCATTCAATGTTGGCTTGGAGTTGTCTATGCTTGATAATCGGATACAGATTAGTGGGGATTATTATCGGAAACGAACGAAAGATGCTTTTATGAATAAACCGATTTCTAGTGTGAACGGTCAGAATTCGTATGTTATAAATTCCGGTGAGATTTTGAATATTGGGTATAACGTTTCCTTGAATTTAGTTCCGGTGAAAACGAATAATTTTAAGTGGTCGTTTTCCACGATGATCTCTAAGACAAAAAACAAGTTGAATACGCAGCCGAATGCGGATGTTCACGAGTTGTCCGATTTCTTGACTGGAACTGCTTTGGTGAAAGGAAAAGCGGTCAGTACTTTTTATTCGTATCGTTTTGTCGGATTGAATCCTCTGGATGGAGGGCCTCTGTTTGACGATTACTCGGATCGCATTGATTTGTTGAAAAACATGGATAAGTATGACACGTACACGACGGTATTAAAGGCAACTGGTAAACGTGATCCTTCTATATCCGGAAATTTGTATAATAATTTCAGTTATAAGCGTATTCGGGCTAGCGTGGTTTTTGCGTACAGCTTGGGAGCTAGTTTACGTTTATCAAGAGTATTTTCTCAAGCGATAAAAGATTCAGATAATCGAAATATTTATTCGGAATATAATGTTGGCCGGGCGTTACTAAATCGTTGGAAAGTGCCAGGAGATGAAAAGAAAACTATAATACCTGCGATTCTTAGCGTTTCAGATCCAGGATATGGTGTGTATGGACGACATTGGTCCGTAAATAGTTCATATGAGGGCGTATTCATTGCAGATAATTATTGGGATATGTATGATTATTGCGATGCCAGGGTTGTGAGTGCCGATTATTTAAAGTGTAGTAATGTTAGTTTGTCATACGTGTTCCCGGAAAAATGGCTAAAGAAGGCTGGAATTTCTCGTTTGGAGTCGACACTTTCTGCAACGAATTTATTCACGATATGTTCTAAAAAACTGAAAGGACAGACTCCGACACAAAGTGTGTTCTCTCAGATTCAATTGTCCGAGCGTCCTACAATTTCTCTCGGATTAAATGTTTCATTTTAA
- a CDS encoding alpha/beta hydrolase family protein, which translates to MLHFKTIALLSSVTLIGCTSSPHAWQGQSGSKRVFIELETTPEGTSQAFLSLPEQWIDKAKADTLVLSDESILAIFNRENIRFEGSFHSGKDSIQAEVTTYGKTREFALGKVDSLQPVYFAQNPRPPYPYRSEEVTYESCDSIQVAGTLTIPQGKGPFPAAIIISGTGKQDRDGTFSGHKPFFKIADYLTRQGFIVLRADDRGIGKTNGIYEEATTSDFARDAQAGINYLKQRPETDTKHIGVIGHSEGGQVALMLGADSPDVSFVISLAGVGVDGLQILKLQNDAILRTTPGMTPERVDQFMSLFNTLFDKVHSVPLEQPLDIPLRQAFDQWVAQQDEATLKAVNFNDGRDEMFFSRYLHQAQGRWYREMINYDPENYIPRIHKPVLALNGDKDIMVPAKENLESIKQLLDKGGNTQYKIVELPGLNHMFQRCKECTREEIPDLEDVFSEEALQIMGDWLRENVQKDRK; encoded by the coding sequence ATGTTACACTTTAAAACAATCGCGCTATTATCCTCCGTCACGCTGATCGGATGTACCTCTTCGCCTCATGCTTGGCAAGGACAATCCGGTAGTAAACGAGTTTTCATCGAGTTAGAGACCACACCGGAAGGAACATCTCAAGCCTTCCTGTCACTTCCGGAACAATGGATTGACAAAGCAAAAGCCGACACGCTCGTACTTTCAGATGAAAGTATCCTTGCCATCTTCAACCGGGAGAACATCCGCTTTGAAGGTTCCTTCCATTCCGGCAAAGACTCCATTCAAGCCGAAGTAACCACCTACGGAAAGACTCGGGAATTCGCTCTCGGTAAAGTCGATAGCCTCCAACCGGTCTATTTTGCACAAAATCCACGCCCACCTTATCCTTACCGTTCCGAAGAAGTCACCTACGAGTCATGTGATTCGATACAAGTTGCAGGCACACTGACGATTCCACAAGGTAAAGGCCCTTTTCCAGCTGCCATTATTATATCTGGAACTGGGAAACAAGACCGGGACGGAACCTTTTCCGGCCACAAGCCCTTTTTCAAAATAGCGGACTACCTCACCCGACAAGGCTTTATCGTACTACGAGCCGATGACCGGGGAATCGGAAAAACCAACGGGATATACGAAGAGGCCACGACGAGTGATTTTGCACGGGATGCCCAAGCCGGAATCAATTACTTGAAACAACGCCCGGAAACAGACACCAAGCACATCGGGGTCATCGGACATAGCGAAGGTGGACAAGTAGCACTCATGCTGGGAGCTGACTCCCCGGACGTGTCATTTGTTATTTCTCTGGCAGGAGTGGGTGTTGATGGCTTACAAATATTGAAATTACAAAATGACGCGATCTTGCGTACTACTCCCGGAATGACCCCGGAACGGGTGGATCAGTTTATGAGCCTTTTCAACACGCTATTCGACAAAGTACACTCCGTCCCCTTGGAACAACCCTTAGACATACCCTTACGACAAGCCTTCGACCAATGGGTAGCCCAACAAGATGAGGCCACGCTGAAAGCCGTCAATTTTAATGACGGGAGAGACGAAATGTTTTTCAGTCGTTACCTGCATCAGGCACAAGGACGTTGGTACAGGGAAATGATCAATTATGATCCGGAAAATTATATCCCCCGCATCCATAAACCCGTTCTGGCATTAAACGGGGACAAAGACATCATGGTTCCCGCCAAAGAGAACTTGGAATCCATCAAGCAATTACTAGATAAAGGTGGAAACACACAATACAAAATAGTGGAACTCCCCGGCCTAAACCACATGTTCCAGCGCTGTAAAGAGTGTACCCGGGAAGAAATTCCCGACCTAGAAGACGTGTTTTCAGAAGAGGCCCTACAAATCATGGGGGATTGGTTACGAGAAAATGTACAAAAAGACCGAAAGTAA
- a CDS encoding metallophosphoesterase translates to MLGKLSIYLFLLLIIPDIYIYKLYITRSTGGSPFGWLWFLPSVILVFTLVWILLSSKDALAIQGLIGTFTIAYMAIVLPKTIFMVCSLLDLPLKYLLKWQIQPFSWLGIVLGACMMIMVLYGAIWGKTRFDVKQVTFASPDLPAAFDGYRIAQISDIHTGSWNGDRAALQKAVDRINAQQTDLIVFTGDIVNTKATELEPFENILAQLKAPDGVFSILGNHDYGPYHNWPTTEARDQNIRDIQDKQAVMGWQLLNNDHVILKRAADSIALIGVENNGEPPFSQYSDLPKAMKGTEQCAFKLLLSHNPTHWRREVLDTDIDLMLAGHTHAMQFAVGRLSPSRFMYPEWSGLYMEGKQGLYVNVGLGYIGLMPLRFGAWPEITVITLKQLKMEN, encoded by the coding sequence ATGCTTGGAAAACTATCCATCTATCTCTTTTTGTTACTCATTATTCCGGACATCTATATCTACAAATTGTATATCACCAGATCAACAGGCGGTAGCCCGTTCGGTTGGCTGTGGTTTCTCCCTTCCGTGATCCTAGTGTTCACTCTCGTCTGGATTCTACTATCCTCCAAGGATGCGCTGGCCATACAAGGCCTCATCGGTACGTTCACAATCGCCTACATGGCCATCGTCCTGCCGAAAACGATCTTCATGGTTTGCTCGCTGCTCGATTTACCGTTAAAATACTTACTCAAATGGCAAATCCAGCCTTTTAGCTGGCTGGGAATCGTACTGGGAGCTTGCATGATGATCATGGTTCTCTACGGGGCTATATGGGGTAAAACACGATTTGACGTGAAACAGGTCACTTTCGCCTCCCCGGACCTCCCCGCCGCTTTCGACGGGTATCGTATCGCCCAGATTTCCGACATACACACGGGTAGTTGGAACGGAGACCGGGCAGCCTTACAAAAAGCCGTGGACCGGATCAACGCCCAGCAAACCGATTTAATTGTTTTCACGGGTGACATCGTCAACACAAAAGCCACGGAACTGGAACCATTCGAAAACATTCTGGCACAACTGAAAGCCCCGGATGGAGTATTCTCCATTCTCGGGAATCACGACTACGGTCCTTACCACAACTGGCCTACCACCGAGGCCCGGGATCAGAATATCCGGGATATACAAGACAAGCAGGCCGTCATGGGTTGGCAATTATTAAACAATGATCACGTGATTTTGAAACGTGCCGCGGACAGCATCGCCTTAATCGGCGTGGAAAATAACGGGGAACCTCCATTCTCTCAATACAGTGACCTCCCCAAAGCCATGAAAGGCACGGAACAATGCGCTTTCAAACTATTGTTAAGCCACAATCCCACGCACTGGCGCCGGGAAGTACTCGACACGGACATCGACCTCATGCTGGCAGGCCACACACACGCCATGCAATTTGCCGTCGGACGACTTTCCCCGTCCCGATTCATGTACCCGGAATGGAGTGGGCTTTACATGGAAGGCAAACAAGGTTTGTATGTCAACGTTGGATTAGGATATATCGGACTGATGCCCTTGCGTTTCGGTGCATGGCCGGAGATCACGGTCATCACGCTGAAACAATTGAAAATGGAGAATTAA